Proteins encoded together in one Hylaeus volcanicus isolate JK05 chromosome 3, UHH_iyHylVolc1.0_haploid, whole genome shotgun sequence window:
- the LOC128874282 gene encoding GPI mannosyltransferase 1: MDTLSFKGHCLSAFLLRVALVIYSNYHDKTFNVPYTDVDYKVFTDAARHMVEGQSPFERDTYRYTPLLALLLTPNIFLHQNFGKILFSFVDILIAILIKRILTFQNCSDKLKLICAMVWLYNPFTIIISTRGNADSMAVLLVMLTLDSFQRDKFILAGLLHAVSIHFRLYPIVFSLPMYFSLNERYSLIPNKNQLRLVLSCVALVALLTIVNYYFYGYKYLYESLIYHMIRKDTKHNFSVYFYMLYLSANHPPSLLQKMFTFLPQLVLLLMLSYKYSSKSELPFAMFTQAMVMVTYNPVLTSQYFFWFLSLLPLCLPHFGLSVKRSLCLCFAWILSQGLWLSAAYLLEFRGINTFTFIWIFSLLFFVVNVKILNDIIMYYKR, encoded by the coding sequence atGGATACGTTATCATTTAAGGGGCACTGTTTATCAGCCTTCCTACTTAGAGTAGCTTTAGTAATTTACTCGAATTATCACGATAAAACCTTCAATGTTCCATACACTGATGTGGATTATAAAGTATTTACCGATGCTGCGAGACACATGGTAGAAGGGCAATCGCCATTCGAACGCGATACTTATCGTTATACGCCATTGTTAGCTTTGCTTTTGAcgccaaatatttttctacatcaaaattttggaaagattttattttcttttgttgatattttgataGCAATCTTGATCAAAAGAATTCTAACGTTCCAAAACTGTAgcgataaattgaaattaatttgtgcCATGGTATGGCTGTACAATCCTTTCACGATTATAATTTCGACCAGAGGAAATGCAGATTCGATGGCGGTTCTTTTAGTCATGTTGACTTTGGATTCGTTTCAGCgagataaatttattctagCAGGTTTATTGCACGCTGTCTCGATTCATTTTAGATTATACCCTATAGTGTTCAGTCTACCGATGTATTTTTCGCTTAACGAAAGATATAGTTTGATaccgaataaaaatcaattaagGTTGGTACTCAGTTGCGTGGCTTTAGTAGCTCTATTAACTAtcgtcaattattatttctatggGTATAAGTATCTTTACGAAAGTCTTATTTATCACATGATACGTAAAGACacgaaacataatttttctgtttatttttacatgcTATATTTATCTGCAAATCATCCACCTAGCTTACtccaaaaaatgttcacaTTTCTGCCACAGCTAGTGCTGCTTCTGATGTTGTCATACAAATATTCGAGTAAATCTGAATTACCGTTCGCGATGTTCACGCAAGCCATGGTAATGGTCACTTACAATCCAGTATTAACGTCGCAATACTTTTTCTGGTTTTTATCTCTTTTACCATTGTGTCTCCCACATTTTGGATTAAGCGTTAAGAGATCGTTATGTCTGTGTTTTGCTTGGATCTTAAGTCAAGGTCTCTGGCTATCGGCAGCttatttgttagaatttcGAGGGATAAATACTTTTACGTTTATTTGGATTTTTAGTTTACTGTTCTTCGTCGTCaatgtgaaaatattgaacgatattattatgtattacaaacggtag
- the LOC128874285 gene encoding uncharacterized protein LOC128874285, translating into MEAVKKAKERFRKYPILIAQCQESGAKYAVCVSTKSNLQKNDCKSEFNEFKACLMKAALKNNTRL; encoded by the coding sequence ATGGAAGCAGTGAAAAAGGCAAAGGAacgatttagaaaatatccAATTCTTATTGCTCAGTGTCAGGAATCTGGTGCTAAGTATGCTGTATGTGTATCGACAAAATctaatttgcaaaaaaatgaTTGCAAAAGTGAGTTTAATGAATTCAAGGCATGCTTAATGAAAGctgctttgaaaaataatacgagGTTGTAG
- the LOC128874284 gene encoding ER membrane protein complex subunit 6 — translation MLGKIKTKQEKGEIIAYSEAAVVNNAAVVEYCRISMAALSGGTAGLLGLTGLYGFGFYIFAVFGLWAMLLLKAGGQWKKYFISRRNLLTSGFFGGLFTYVLFWTFLYGMVHVY, via the exons ATGTTggggaaaattaaaacaaaacagGAAAAAGGAG agATTATTGCATACAGCGAAGCAGCAGTTGTAAATAATGCTGCTGTAGTCGAATATTGTAGGATATCAATGGCAGCTTTATCTGGTGGTACAGCTGGTTTGTTAGGGTTAACAGGTTTATATGGTTTTGGTTTCTACATTTTTGCGGTATTTGGATTATGG gcaatgttattattaaaagctGGGGGccaatggaagaaatattttataagcaGACGAAATCTTCTGACGAGTGGATTTTTTGGAGGACTCTTT ACATATGTGTTGTTTTGGAC ATTTTTATATGGCATGGTACACGTCTACTGA